The Flavimarina sp. Hel_I_48 genome window below encodes:
- a CDS encoding DNA topoisomerase IB, with amino-acid sequence MTISEKNLENLLHNPEAAATFADLIYVTEEHLTIARKRNKDGFTYDRDGKAIKTKKILKRIDELVIPPAWEEVLIAEPENGHLQAVGRDDKSRKVYLYHANWSKLRNETKFFKMAAFANILPQIRKQVDADLDEKEMTQRKVLALVIRLMEETHIRIGNESYARNNKTYGLSTLRNRHVKTTSKNMVFKFVGKKSVEHEVSIDDKRLVELVNQCEEIPGWELFQYYDEDGTKHRIDSGMVNDYIHDISGDLFSAKDFRTWAATVIFFEKMRELGYIEEEKQNAKNLLIGYDAASEGLGNTRDVVRNYYVHPHIVKSYETGDIVPYFEKAEKLKASKAERFSPSEKVITEMLGKYEVNF; translated from the coding sequence ATGACAATTTCTGAAAAAAATCTTGAGAATCTATTACATAATCCAGAAGCTGCGGCAACCTTTGCTGATTTGATCTATGTAACGGAAGAACACCTCACCATTGCCCGCAAACGTAATAAGGATGGTTTTACCTATGACAGGGATGGCAAAGCCATTAAGACCAAAAAGATTCTTAAACGAATTGATGAACTTGTCATACCCCCGGCATGGGAAGAAGTGCTTATAGCCGAACCAGAAAATGGTCATTTACAGGCGGTGGGCCGTGATGATAAGAGCAGGAAAGTCTATCTCTATCATGCCAACTGGAGCAAATTGCGCAATGAGACCAAGTTCTTTAAAATGGCCGCATTTGCAAATATTCTTCCTCAGATAAGAAAGCAGGTGGATGCTGATCTGGATGAAAAAGAAATGACCCAGCGCAAAGTACTTGCCCTGGTCATACGGCTTATGGAAGAAACCCATATACGTATAGGTAATGAGAGTTATGCCCGCAATAACAAAACCTATGGCCTTTCTACCCTGCGCAACCGTCATGTAAAAACGACCTCAAAAAATATGGTCTTTAAATTTGTGGGGAAGAAAAGTGTGGAGCATGAAGTTTCCATTGATGATAAAAGACTTGTGGAACTGGTCAATCAATGTGAGGAAATCCCGGGTTGGGAGCTTTTTCAATATTATGATGAAGATGGTACAAAACACCGCATAGACAGCGGGATGGTAAATGATTATATTCACGATATAAGCGGCGATCTTTTTTCGGCAAAAGATTTTAGGACCTGGGCGGCGACTGTTATTTTCTTTGAAAAAATGCGGGAGCTAGGTTATATAGAAGAAGAAAAGCAGAACGCTAAAAACCTGCTTATTGGTTACGATGCGGCTTCAGAAGGTTTGGGAAATACGCGCGATGTGGTACGCAATTATTATGTACATCCACACATAGTTAAAAGTTATGAAACTGGCGACATCGTCCCTTATTTTGAAAAAGCCGAAAAGTTAAAGGCTTCAAAGGCAGAGCGCTTCTCCCCTAGTGAAAAAGTCATAACAGAAATGCTAGGTAAATATGAGGTGAATTTCTAA
- the msrB gene encoding peptide-methionine (R)-S-oxide reductase MsrB: MRTIKQSFTIMAMATFLGLSQVSCQDKPEKNGEAMTEGDKMATMDKDFPEAEPDKVWKEKLTDTEYNIMVEKGTEPPFKNPYFDNHKKGTYVSAATGEPLFSSEDKFDSGSGWPAFSKPIKDGSVIWVKDNSLGMSRDEVIEKSTGLHLGHVFNDGPEPTGLRYCINSAAMKFVPADEEETK, translated from the coding sequence ATGAGAACGATAAAACAAAGTTTTACAATAATGGCAATGGCCACATTTTTAGGCCTAAGTCAGGTTTCCTGTCAGGATAAACCTGAGAAAAATGGTGAGGCCATGACGGAAGGCGATAAAATGGCCACAATGGACAAAGATTTTCCGGAAGCAGAGCCTGACAAGGTCTGGAAAGAAAAACTGACGGACACAGAATATAATATCATGGTAGAAAAAGGAACGGAACCTCCTTTTAAAAATCCTTATTTTGACAATCACAAAAAAGGAACCTACGTAAGCGCAGCAACTGGCGAGCCTCTTTTTAGTTCTGAAGATAAATTTGATTCTGGCAGTGGTTGGCCCGCATTTTCAAAGCCTATTAAAGACGGCTCGGTGATTTGGGTGAAAGATAATAGCCTGGGCATGTCCCGTGACGAAGTGATCGAAAAATCCACTGGATTGCATCTGGGCCACGTGTTCAATGATGGGCCAGAGCCTACCGGTTTGCGTTACTGCATTAATTCTGCCGCGATGAAATTTGTCCCGGCGGATGAAGAAGAGACGAAGTAA